The DNA sequence CTATTATGAATTGCAAAAAAGTATTAATGGTAATTGTTGGTGATAATAAGGCAACTATGGCTAAAAAAGCATTGGAAGAGACACCAACAGCAGAAATCCCGGCTTCACAACTACAGAAACACAAAAAATGCTTATTTGTTATGGATGAAGATTCAGCGAAGTTATTAGATTTAACAAAACACGATGTTAAAAGAATGTAATATTAATTAAAACCCCTAAAATTAGGGGTTTTAATTAATTAGGAAAATTATTATTTAAAATTGTTCCAATTATCACAACAACTATTACAAGAATAAATAAACCTGAAACCACAAATCAAGTTCAACGGTTTTTGTAGATACTAATTTTCATTCTTTCGATTAAACTAGAAATTTTAAAATTTGTTACCTTAGAAGTATGCTGTTTTTTAGAATATTTGATCTTTTTCGTTTTTACATTTTTAGTAACCATAAATTATCCTTCAATCTTACACATTTTGTTCATAAAGATAACAACGTGCTCAACATCTGTTCCTACAATTATTTGATATGAATTTGCACCTAGCCTACGAGTTGCATATGCTCCAGCCGCCTTAATGGCTGCATCATTAATTTTTGAGTTATCCTTAACTTGTAGTCTAATTCTTGTAGCACAATTTTCTAGAGTAATTATATTGTCTTTTCCAACTTCTTTTAAGAAAATTTCAGCCATACGACGATAGCGATCACTTTTATTTGTACTACTTTTTGTTGTGGCGCTAATTGATGAAGTTGATGTTTTTTCCCACATGTGTGTCATTTCTTCTTCATCTTTTCTTCCTGGAGTTGGAATATTCATTTTTTTAATCAAATAAGAGAATGTAAAGAAATACATGACAAATCCGATAGCGGCAATTGGTCAAACTCATAATGGATTACTAAAAACGGTATTCCCTTGAGCACTAATATTATGATCTTGATTAAAAATTGAAATATCTCAACTTGTTTTAAAAGAAATTAAATAATCAATTAACCCAGCTGAAAAACCAAAACCAACATGGATCCCACAAGCAATAGTTATAGCACACAAAATTCCTGTAAAAATAGCATGTATTCCTCATAGCAAAGGTGAGACAAAAATAAAAGCAAAAGCAAGTGGTTCATCAATTCCTGTTAAAAATGAAACAAATGCTACTCCACCTAAAAAAACTCAAACCTGTTTACGTTTATTTTTAGAAGCTGCATAAACCATTGCAATTGCTGCTCCGGGTAGACCTCCCAAGAACATTGGGAAATAACCAGTTGTAAATTCCCCTGCTGTATTTAATGAATTTTGGAAAGCATTTATGTCTCCAAAAATTGTTTCAGTTTGACCAGTGTAAACATTAGTTCCACTAACTGGCAAAGCAAATCATAAAAATGTATTTAAAATATGATGTAAACCAAATGGTTGCATTAAACGATTAATAACTCCGTAAATAAATGCACCGATTATTTTTACCCCACTACCTGAACCTAATCAAGTTCCTAATTTAACTAAAGCGAATTGAAATCACGGTCATGTTAACGAAAATAATAATGCTAGCGGAATAGATGCAGCTATTCCAACCATCGGAACAAAACGACGTCCACCAAAAAAACTTAAAGCAGCAGGTAATTGAATTTCTTGATAACGATTATATAGTCATGCAACTATACATCCACAAACAATTCCGCCTAACACTCCTGTGTCCAAAATGTACTGTGGTGCATTTCCCTTTCCCATATCTAAATACATTAATTCAGATAATGATTGACCATTGCTCATAGTAACATTCAAAACGTGCCCATAAAACAATTCTGGAAACATTCCTTTTGCTGTTAATGACTGAAGAATTAAATACGAAATTCCTCCAACAAGTGCAGCTTCTCCACGATTATCTCTAGCTAAACCAAATCCAAGTCCGATTGCAAAAACTAATGCAATGTATGTGAATACAGTTGCTCCGGGAATGTGAATTACTTGCCCTATTCAATAAAGAATATGATATCCGATTCCATTTAAAACATTCGATGTTCCCTTTTGAGTGGAAAGATCTATGAATAGTTGACCGATACGATTCAATAATGCTGCAAAAGGCAAAATTGCTATTGGATACATCAACGCTTTCCCTAAACGCTGTAGTTTTGCCATCATACGATCTTTAAAGTCAGTATATTTATTTGATTTAATATTATTTAAAGCGGGTGATTTTTTTAATGT is a window from the Mycoplasma sp. (ex Biomphalaria glabrata) genome containing:
- a CDS encoding PTS transporter subunit EIIC: MDTKTLKKSPALNNIKSNKYTDFKDRMMAKLQRLGKALMYPIAILPFAALLNRIGQLFIDLSTQKGTSNVLNGIGYHILYWIGQVIHIPGATVFTYIALVFAIGLGFGLARDNRGEAALVGGISYLILQSLTAKGMFPELFYGHVLNVTMSNGQSLSELMYLDMGKGNAPQYILDTGVLGGIVCGCIVAWLYNRYQEIQLPAALSFFGGRRFVPMVGIAASIPLALLFSLTWPWFQFALVKLGTWLGSGSGVKIIGAFIYGVINRLMQPFGLHHILNTFLWFALPVSGTNVYTGQTETIFGDINAFQNSLNTAGEFTTGYFPMFLGGLPGAAIAMVYAASKNKRKQVWVFLGGVAFVSFLTGIDEPLAFAFIFVSPLLWGIHAIFTGILCAITIACGIHVGFGFSAGLIDYLISFKTSWDISIFNQDHNISAQGNTVFSNPLWVWPIAAIGFVMYFFTFSYLIKKMNIPTPGRKDEEEMTHMWEKTSTSSISATTKSSTNKSDRYRRMAEIFLKEVGKDNIITLENCATRIRLQVKDNSKINDAAIKAAGAYATRRLGANSYQIIVGTDVEHVVIFMNKMCKIEG